The following DNA comes from Mugil cephalus isolate CIBA_MC_2020 chromosome 6, CIBA_Mcephalus_1.1, whole genome shotgun sequence.
AGTACCTGGTGAGAAAATACTCTCAGTCCTGCTTCTTTCTAGTTGAGAGCAAACTGAGCACATTGTAAAATATGTAACTGGCGTTAGTGGTACATTTTCAATGGAGCTCATAACAACAATTGTTGTAATTATAGGATTCTTCAGAGTTCATAATTTGCTACAGTGTGTGGGTGCTCATAGCCGTGAGGGTGCATGTTAGCAGAGATGTGTTTCTAACACGTAGTACACTGGGGAGTAAGATAGATCAGTCAGGTTTCTTTCACATGGGGTTTGATGACAAAAATCATAAGACATATCCTCAGTTATCCTTCACAccaaggcataacattatgaccaccttcctaatattgtgtagtaggggtgggaaaaaatatcaatatggcaatatatcgcggtatttttttcttctgatacaatatcgattttgaatgtcttagtATTGACTCAATATTGTCTCAGTTTGttcaatgaattatcactgtcatctgtcatttctcagtgaactatgtagaatattgcaatatatcacatatcataatatcgcaatgaTGTATTGCATCGTGACtaaagtatcgcgatacttaTCGTATCCTGAattccttgccaatacccagccctattgtgtaggtctcccttgtgcttcctaAACAGTTGagactcctcagagaatggacatggtcctgtGGTGTCCATTCTGTTTTCAGCAACAGagtgttgtcagtgggggcctttgggtcccatgggctgaggggaggggcctctgtgcatcagatatgctccagtgcatcccacagatacttgatcagtttaggatatagtgaatttggaggccagatcctgctggggatggctgctgccatctaaGAGTGTCTGTCATTTTTTATGGGGTGGGGCTGCCcattctggtctaggtgggtggtacatgtctaaataacatccacatgaatgccaggtccaaaggatttccagcagaacatgtcacaagatggtgaatgttatttacttctcctgtcagcggtcgtaattttatgcctgatcggtgtacatccTATGGTCATACTACATCCAGTAGTTCAGGTGTCCAGGAGCCTCTCTCCTTTGAATACATATTATACTGCTATacctttgtcattttaatcttaattttacGTTAATAACCTATGTCGGTCACCTTCAAAAAACATTCTGCTTGTTTCAGGCCGTTCTGAACCAGAAGTTCACCGACTGCTTCGTTCTGGTTTTTCTTGACACCCAAGCTGGAAAAACAGTGAGTTATTCTCCTGATCTGCAGGATTATATGTCGATGCCACGTCCCGGAAACGTTgcctttctatttttcttcctccctcagagctTAAAGGTTGTGTTTCGGGAGCCGCTGCCGTCACAGACGCAGGCCAGCAGCAGCCCCCCTCCTCAGCTGGTGTCCATGTACCATCACCTGGAGTCAGTCATCAACACCGCCTGCTACAACCTGTGGACGGGGCTGTTATAGAGCCGGGAATCGCTGGACCCGCCTCGGCTCACTGTGACGTGTCCACGTCGTATGGAAGTCAGGAGGGGACGACGCAGGACGTGATTTCTCTGTGGCCGATTCCTCCTTGCGAGAGAGATTTCTCACATCTAGTTTGCAGCGGCAGAGCAGCATCTACTGTTATTTATGCACACTCGCTTCGTACACAGCCTGAACGGACCGGACGGAAACACAGATCCATAAAATGAATTCGGCTGTGACTATTTGCATACGCATCGCTGCCGGTTCTTTCATCAATTAACTCAACCAGCCCGAAGCCAGTCTGAAATTAAATAGCTCCTAACTGCTGTGCAGGAAGCATCTATTTGCTGGTTCAGCATCCGCTTGAATCCAGtcgtatatatattttttctctttttgaggAGAAACTAATATTAAACTTCAAGGTTTATGATCAAAGGTACCACATAAAGCTGACACTGTGCTTTTGCAAATCTCAGTTTGTTCAGCCACACAAGTTGTAAGTAGTTTATTTAATAGGACGTGCAGTGTTTATGCCCACACTGTACAAGTGATTTGACTTCAATACGGAGCTCATGCTGAACCACTTTTTTTCTAGATCAGAATTCAATAAAATGTATCCTCGACCAATTAAGCAACATGAGAAATGAAGCATGGTAGCATCTTTGATCATAGCCAGGAAGTTCTCACTGTGACCTGCCAGAAATCCCGCCCGTGATGGCTCAAACCGATAATCGGGGTGTTGTTGTCGGGCCTCAAATTGCAAATCGTCgaaacattttacagaaatttagCTCAATTCTAAAATAAATCGCCGGCGATTGTTAAGGGTTTAATTGGGCCGAATCCAAATATTGTCTGAAGCTTAATACAGCGCGTGCAACTAACGAGAGAGGGCGTCGGGGTGATCGCGCTGCATTCACTTTACAGTAGTTAATGAGAACACTATGTCTTGAGCGTTGCTGCATTGTTATTGAGTTGTCACTGCCTCCGCTGACCAGGTCCGCTCTTTATAATAAGTCCACTTTGCACATTCTAGCCAGTCATTTCCTGTGTTGAATATGCAGCCGGGGGGTTGCGGCAGTCCGACTCAACCTGCGGCTGAACGGTCGGCGCGGTCTGGACGTGGAAACCTTCAAGTCTTTTTCAGGGATACGGTCTCTTTGAAGACCTCTAGCACTGAGCTTTTATTCTGGTGGACTATGACTCATCATTGTGAGTTGgcgggaagggggggggggggttgtctTTTAGTCAAAGAGTGCTGGATTGGGTGTGGGTGGAACTGAAGTAGCGTGCTCTGACGCACACACTGACAACCTGATGGATCAGGAAGCGTTTCGTCATATATGAAGACACCTCTGCTCATCTCTTCCTGCATCTCTAGCGGAGACACGCCCCAAATGCAAATCCTTTAGGATGCATCCCGTGCTTCACGTGCAAACGCAGCTTAAGTTAGCCACAAGCCAGCGACGATGCACGTTTCTGCTTTTAGATCTGCACGCGTTCAGAACTCCACCACTTCATTGATGGGTCGGTTGGGGGGAGTAGTTGTCCTGGATCTTGTGCCTTCTGATAGCATTCGACTAGCTCTTCATGCCAGATCAGTGTTTATACGAGCAAGAAAATGGAAGCGAGGACGTAAGCGTGCGCGGTGGGACGACTTCTGTGTTAAAATTTCCGCGTCAAACCTATTATCCACTTGAACCCCACTGCCATATCCGGTGCCATGAAGTGCCTTTCCCGGTTTATGTTCTCCCTTTTTTCACGGAGCgaaattgttgttgttccatCAGCTCTGCATACGAGATCTGTGGAAACGCGCGCCTGATGTTATGCAGTGAAAGTGCCTGAGTCCGTTTGGAGGAATCTGACAAAAATTGCCTTTCATGAACAAGAAAATGGGTCATATTAACTTTGGGGATTTGCATAATAGCGTGCCACATGTCATCAGCGCTGAGTGTTTCCAAAGCCTGTTCAGGGGTGATGAGCTTGATTTGTGAAACTGTGTGGCTGGTAATCACACCTTTGTTGTGTATCCTGAAACAGTGTGGCTGGTAATCACACCTCGGTTTACAAGAGGGCACAAAGCCAGCCCGACGCAGGAGTGGCAACATCAGGCATGATGGCTTACAGTTTCCTTCATTACATTACACATTCAACAGCCTTATAGTTCTGCTCATGTACACCAGATGGAAACCAAATGCACATTCTGGGCATTTTGAGCATCTACAGTAACTGAATGTTAAACACTGGATATTcatcaaaatgcaaaatgtgaactgttaaaaatgttagCACCGAGCTTTTTGTCACTGTAATATAAACACGTCACTAACTGtatgtgtatattgtgtatatacagAACactttatacagtatgtaaatgtTGAATAAACCAGTaggatgaatgaaaatgtgtccaGTGGTGATGTGAGAGAATTAGACATGAAGTATAGTCTTAAGTATAATTTGGGAAacggtgatttatttatttttttgttgattttacaTTAAGAAatataccaatcagccacaacattatgaccaccaactTTTGGgtctggcattcgtgtggatgttacttagacatgtaccacccacctagaccagaccagacactcccaccccacagcaatgacacccagcaggaggtgttgacctgccctCCCAATTctccagatcccaaactgatcaagtatccgtccTGTAACAAccttgatccacagaggcccctcctctcaacccataatGACcccaggtggtcataatgttatgctggatcGGCGTACATTTAAGACAAAACATCAAGAGCGTCATCCAGGGCAACTATCACACTTTAAGTGTTCACAATCAAAATAGCTGTAACATTTATACAAATTATACaagtaaaaaaactaaatcattgCACTTAAGacgatgtgaaaaaaaatatttgattaaattctgttataaaacaacaaagaccAATATGAACTCTGGTCTTTCAGTGGCACTTAGACGGCTGTGTGTTCATTATCATATTTGCATTTACTCTGGTGGAAACTCTAAAATACATACATCATTggtttattatttccttttagtTCCGTTGCGTCTGCAGCAGTTGCCATAGTTACGGAGACGCAACGCTGATAAGGAAGAACAAACACGTGTATCCTCCTTGAGCTCTGATAAGAACACCATTTTCCAAGATATGAAACCATTTTCGGGGGATTTCCTAAGGCGTAAGGCCACAGGCCAGTGTCTGAGCATCTAACATTAGGACAGCTTTGTGTTCGGTCGCTTGCCCTCAACACCTTTTCTGAGTCCAGTATTGTTTGATCCAACTTAGACCCTCGTCTGTAGAACCTGCCGGGGACAGAGGACTGGTCAGTGATGAATGTGTGTCGACATGACAGAAATCCAACGCGGCGCACACTCACCTAGCGGCTTGTATTCACAGCCGATGTACCCCTGGTAGCCGAGGTTTTCTAGCGTGTCGAACAGGTAGCTGTAGCTGAGCTCTCCGTCGCTGTCCGGCTCATTTCTGCCCGGAACCTGGGCGATCTGAACGTGACCTGAGGGACGAGGCAACACATCTTAAACGCTATTTGTCACCTCCATCATCTCCataaactggactgaatgtgTTCTTAAATTAACAACACCCTGCTTTAAATCGTTAGTTACACACATTTAAGCTACAACGACTACAAGTAGCTACTTTGTGCTTTTAATGGTTTGTCTAATCAAAATTCATATGCGTGTGTGAATGAAAgtgtagatgtttcattgtgATCATAAAGTGCATTGTGTCCATGTTGTATTAAAGCTAGTTCTGGGGACTAGTACCTCAGTCAGTTCATTGACTGTCAACAGTCATTTCCATTCAGACTGAGAGTGGTGTTGTAAACCTTTCATGGTCTCTTCATAACCATTTAACACTTATTGTTCCTCTCTGGGTGGAagaaagaaatctttttttatgtgcatgtttgtcCCGAGTGAGGTAAAAACATAATGGGACGTTGCGTGTTAGCGTATATGGGTTTGTTGAAGAAGTTGGCAGAAAAGATCCTCGTCTTCCTTCTGTTAAAGTTCCAGTTGATTCACTTGTTTTGAAGCATACACTGGATGCACCacccaggcataacattatgaccactttcctaatatagcgtaggtctcccttgtgcctccaaaacagttgtgaccatAGACCATGTATATAGATGGACAATGGAACATCTTCTCAAAAGCGAAGctaaagccagtagagctccccctggtgtctggctacaggatAGGTCagaagctccacctcctccatgttagtgattGGgccaaaactaaaacactaaaatacactcaatttttttttttttttcatggatagTTTCTGTAATTTTTGTTGTGGGGGGGTTGAGGGGATCataccacagatacttgatcattttagGACGTAGGGAATTTGGagatcaggtcaacaccttgtactgtttttcatgttttttaaagttgttcttaaactgtttacttgtgtgtttgGGCAGTagatgtttaagtaacatcatcacacaaatgccaggtccaaaggtttccccagcaaaacactgaattaccacaagatgatcagtgttattcagttctcctatcagtggttttaatgttatggctgattggtgcatatcTTCCAGATTATTGCATGtagcgtccatgtaaacagtcaGCCTGGAAGGATTTCAATATGGTTGATCCATATGGTTGAATGGTTTGCCCAGTACAAACCCAGCCTCCATTAATGAAGACGAAGGAAGTCAGAGTCCGCTCCTCGTCCTTTTAATTAAACAGATTTCATGCTGTATACAGCCCACTGAACGTTTAGTTTCTTTTATAGATCTGATAAGACACGAAACACTTTTctacactgagaaaaaaaaaataggatcaccagaaatgtttgaaaatgtcatTTGAGGGTGCGCGCCTGCAGTCAGTATCTGATGCTGATAAAGAAAATGACCTGATGGgactttctttccctcctttctaGCTGCTCTTTAAAGCCAGCGCAGCATGAACGGCGTCTTGTGGAGGTGTCAGAATGGACTTAACGCATGCAACCAGAGTATATTTAAAATTAAcgttaaataaattaagattttGGTGAACTGAAGGAAAACTGAGTTTGATAATCGCAATAATTAAGGTTTCACTGCTCGCGCTTCACTCACCAATTATGGGGAAAAACTtctgtatgttttgggtcagATTTCCGTCCATTATTTGCCAGTGAAAGACATCCTGAAACAGTTCAGACACCCGTTAATAGAATCCTGCGTTGCTGTTTTCTCTTCTGAGCGAAGACAACATTTCCAAAGCACCTACCATTTGCAGTTTAATGTTTGGCTTTCCAACCTTATCCAGTATTGCAGCcgctggagacagaaaaaaaaaatatagaaatgagCTCAGAAATAACTCGTGTTGGCGAGACCCCACATATTATGTACTGCAGACATGGCAAGGGCTAGAAATAAGACACTTATCAAACTGTGGTGTCATACTCTGAGGGACCATTACGACACAGAACATCACAATCTTTCCTAATCCGATTACAGATTTAGCACCATTTAAGAAGGGTTACAGGAGTTAGGGATATACGTTAATGGGCTTCTTATGGTCAGTTTTAATGGAGTGGATTGGAAGAACATGGTAACATCTCATCAGCTAATTCACAtccaacaataaaaatgtgtcagacaACAGTAGCAGCATGTTTTCTGTTGGAGCCACAGGTTAAGTCCTAAGCTTTTATCACATTAAATGTGCTATAGATATACATACAGCAAAATGTACAGCCAAACGACAAACGTTTGACAGTGGGCACCTTCATTGGGCTTCATCAGACTGACCACTGCGGGTGCTAATATACAGTCTATACCACTCCAGGATGCTGCATATTATTGCTTATTTGCTTATTTGCATGCACATTGTTGGGACTGTGTCTTACCCTGATGAGGGGAGTCCAGAAAATACCTGGGGTCCGTGATCCGGGTGTTGATTGGCTCGATCAATCCAGTGATTCCTTCCTGTGCGGGACAGTGTGATTAACACTGATAATTGTCGCCCTTACTCAGAATCTTAAATCTTATCATATAACTGCAGTTATGTGTCATATGTGGATGAATGCTACAGTTCCCAAGTATTGTacaactattttttattttttttccccagagctGCAACCGAAAAAAGTAGACAGGCTTATTATCTAGGTTGCAGACCGAGAcctgttctttctgttctttttgatCATATCTCGCGGTGCACTGAAAAGCTTTAAGCACTTTGATGCCTCATAATTGGATTTTCAGAGGAAGGACAACGTGTCAAAAGCGTGAATCATGGGTTGGTCTCGGGGCTTGCGTGAGCGGATGCACGCGCAGTCAATGGCCGGTACAGGAGACTGACTTTAGAGTGACAGCGCTGACAGGGACGTCGACAGATTTCCGAAGTGGCCGAACGTTACGCCTGATGTGGCTCTGAAGCGGAGGGGTCATGGTTGAGCCACGGACTAAATTTTGGAATATCGCTGCAGGTGAACAGAGGTCAGAGTGACATGGTGCTGGAAAAACTTTTCCTGTTACCTTCGCTATGTCTTTGAGAGGCTGTTTTTCAGTGCTGgagtaactaaaaaaaacaactgcagaggCCATCTTTGGGTTCTTTTCCTTGGCTCTACCAATGCCCTGCAAGATTAACTGAGCAAGTCAAGCCGTTCCATTTCCTTTTCATGCACTACCCGACAATTTAGAATTTTAGTATGATTCGCTCCTTTGCCCTTCCTGTGGTGGAGAGTTTCATTACGTTTTCATAACCCAAACCTTTACCTTTGAGAGGATATCAGCAGCATAGTTTAGGTTCTGCACAAAGACGGACTCCATTTCCTTGGCAACTGCTGTTCTGTGGGAGTCCACTGGAACCCGACCAGCCATCAGGTGTATCCTGGTATGGAGAAGATAACACATACTGTCTGTCTGCCaaactacagtaaaaaaaaactactacatTAGTGCAAACTGTATGAACACTCAATACCGGGGACTGGCGCGTCACTCAGTCCACAATCTGAATATACCTTCtccacacacagcagacactgGTTTGTCAAAGTAGTTGTTGGTAATATGTTTAGGACTGGTGTTGATTGATACTTGGTACTGAATTCCCCATAGGTCCGTTCTCTGGATTCATCTAACCCCGCAAGTTCACATTATCTCAAAATACCAATCAAATCTTACAACAATTAtcgaaaacaaaactaaagttaagttttctttaaagatgtttcaccactcatctacgtatcttcttcagttctaaatgaccaGTGGGGAATTTAGGTTTATAGTTTCCAGTAACTTCACACCTAGGTCGTTCCAAAGCCTCCTGAGGGTTTATACCTCAGGCCGGTTCATTTGGGCTGGTGTGAGCATAGTAGTTGCACTCTGTTCTGATCTGAGCTAAGTCAGGTTCGAGGAGGTGGCCTCAACCCAACTGCAACTGCTCAGCGCCCACACTGGCTGCCTCTGATCCACTCTCAATGATTATTTCTTGATTTCATGAAACTTCAAAACTGTTTGCAAGAACGTAATGTTggggaagagggagaaattACAATTAGTTGTATCTGTTGCACCCTGGATCGGAAACAAATCTAGGTGTGAAAGCGCCCTTACAGCTCTGCTTTATATGTATTACGCACAAGCCACACACAGCTTCCATATAATCTCACCTGTTCTAAAGGTGGTGACTCAACTCACTGCTCTGCAGAGAGCTATACAGGATTCACACCTTAGGCAGCGCTATTAAAAGACTAAGCCTTCCCAGAATggtctttaaaatatatattaccaTGAAACTTCTTTTTATATAACCTGGCTTGATTGTGCGCTTGACAGTTAACAGCTCACTTtggtatgtgtttgtgtgtgtgtctgtgcatgtccAACGCTCTTCACGTTAGACCACTAGAGTGAAGACACTATGGAAAAGTGAGGACATTTAGACTGGACCTGTACAAGAGCCGTTTAATGCTTGGTTTTCGGGTTGTGGTTAGATTTTAagcacgt
Coding sequences within:
- the hyi gene encoding putative hydroxypyruvate isomerase, with the translated sequence MAPLKFCANISWLFTELPDFSQRIYAAASAGFRAVEAAWLYDSDLQELQKAREATGVEVVLINTPPGDVKAGDLGLGAVPGRENEFRQGLDLTLKYARALNCKRIHLMAGRVPVDSHRTAVAKEMESVFVQNLNYAADILSKEGITGLIEPINTRITDPRYFLDSPHQAAAILDKVGKPNIKLQMDVFHWQIMDGNLTQNIQKFFPIIGHVQIAQVPGRNEPDSDGELSYSYLFDTLENLGYQGYIGCEYKPLGSTDEGLSWIKQYWTQKRC